A window from Exiguobacterium marinum DSM 16307 encodes these proteins:
- a CDS encoding response regulator has protein sequence MQPINVLIVDDHELVRRGLKLMFRTNERIRVVGEATEGSAAIQEALRTRPDVILLDITMPNGLDGFVTVKALAEEVPTVKVILLTMHDEEIYIKRALELGVPGYMSKNSDPSQLEEGIKHVFDGKRYYATSLNEDYIEKIVFQKNNHPLLTRRELEIVRLSTLGYSHNEIGEKLGISPKTVENHKARVMNKLQIKHRHELVQYALKNHLIEMEG, from the coding sequence ATGCAACCGATTAATGTATTAATTGTCGATGATCATGAACTTGTACGTCGTGGGTTAAAACTGATGTTTCGTACGAATGAGCGCATTCGGGTAGTCGGGGAAGCGACAGAAGGGTCAGCAGCTATCCAAGAAGCGCTTCGGACACGTCCTGATGTCATTTTACTTGATATCACGATGCCGAATGGATTGGATGGTTTTGTGACAGTCAAAGCACTCGCAGAGGAAGTGCCCACCGTAAAAGTGATCTTACTGACGATGCACGATGAAGAGATTTACATCAAACGTGCTCTCGAGCTGGGCGTCCCTGGTTATATGTCCAAAAATAGTGATCCTTCTCAACTAGAAGAAGGAATCAAACACGTATTTGACGGGAAACGATATTATGCTACTTCGTTGAACGAGGATTATATTGAAAAGATTGTCTTTCAAAAGAATAATCATCCGTTATTGACGCGTCGTGAACTAGAAATCGTCCGATTGTCGACTCTCGGCTATAGCCATAATGAGATTGGAGAGAAATTAGGGATTAGTCCCAAAACAGTTGAAAATCATAAAGCACGTGTCATGAATAAATTGCAAATCAAGCATCGTCATGAACTTGTGCAATATGCTTTGAAGAATCATTTGATTGAAATGGAAGGATGA
- a CDS encoding winged helix-turn-helix transcriptional regulator translates to MTTSFPVNRALEIIGGKWRPQVYCTLQDGPLRFSDIQRAIPDVSRKVLTDQLRELEQLGMVRRVDYSTEKHLHVEYSLTEDALGLQPAMNALCSWGECHDNQ, encoded by the coding sequence ATGACCACATCGTTCCCCGTCAACCGCGCACTCGAGATTATCGGCGGCAAATGGCGCCCTCAAGTGTATTGCACGCTTCAAGATGGACCGCTCCGTTTCTCTGATATTCAACGGGCGATTCCGGACGTCAGCCGAAAAGTGTTGACCGACCAATTGCGCGAGCTTGAACAGCTCGGTATGGTTCGTCGTGTCGACTATTCGACGGAGAAGCACCTGCACGTCGAGTATTCATTAACTGAAGACGCCCTCGGCCTGCAACCTGCCATGAATGCCCTTTGTTCATGGGGAGAGTGCCACGACAATCAATAA
- the gshAB gene encoding bifunctional glutamate--cysteine ligase GshA/glutathione synthetase GshB — MQKQFNQLPHRLITSGKFAIEREMLRVTSDGTLAITKHPKSLGHKATHPYITTDFSESQIELVTPTFPTIEGAHHFLETLYDITALNIGDERLWPQSMPCALPEGGTIPLADFGVSGLEASRYREHLLQKYGAKKQLISGIHFNFSFSDEMLSTLYEGSPEQYRHFKDHLYLKLVRQYLRMRWLIVYLLGATPAVHASYEERCVSQMQALHEDTFSNKQALSYRNSDCGYTNVEPLYPNYRTLSAYTNDVRRFIAKGEITHPNELYSPIRLKTSRGGNDLDKLEANGIDYIEIRNIDLNPFEKTGIARSDLRFLHLFLLYLTFTEETTYFDWQAEAYNNQQRVAKEGMSPTNTLTRDGDDVKLHTYATELLDAIDAFDTKYDLGFKDVFPSLREKIDHVDMTYASRLKTIMTETGYNAWSLAQAEHFYEDAYANRFRVHGYSDLELSTQVLMKSAIKRGYRVDVIDWSDQFIRIHNGKYEEYVKQATKTSKDNYVSVLMMENKTVTKYVLAEHGIRVPEGVELHNESDLSHAWHLFSHKPIVLKPKSTNFGVGIHIFKDGTTYEEALSAFQYAKTFDDVVLLETFLPGKEYRFLVIGDEVAGILHRVPANVTGDGTSSIRQLVATKNENPLRGKGYKTPLEKIEIDDIVISFLRAQGKTPDSIPALDERVFLRENSNISTGGDSIDYTDQIPDVYKRIAVDAAKSVGTTICGVDMMLPSLNDEHIEYGIIELNFNPAIHIHAFPYEGKERPIGEMLLDLLFQD, encoded by the coding sequence TTGCAGAAGCAGTTTAATCAACTACCCCATCGTCTCATCACGAGCGGAAAGTTTGCCATCGAGCGGGAAATGTTGCGGGTCACGTCAGACGGCACACTCGCTATTACGAAGCACCCAAAGTCACTCGGTCATAAGGCAACGCATCCATATATCACGACCGACTTCTCTGAAAGTCAAATCGAGCTCGTCACCCCGACGTTTCCGACGATTGAGGGGGCACATCACTTTTTAGAAACGCTTTATGATATCACTGCGCTAAACATAGGCGACGAACGCCTTTGGCCACAATCGATGCCATGCGCCTTACCGGAAGGCGGTACGATTCCACTAGCTGACTTTGGTGTGTCCGGACTCGAGGCTAGTCGTTACCGGGAGCATTTACTCCAAAAATATGGGGCGAAAAAACAACTCATTTCCGGAATTCATTTCAATTTTTCGTTTTCCGATGAGATGTTGTCCACACTATACGAAGGGTCTCCTGAGCAATATCGACACTTTAAAGATCACCTTTACTTGAAGCTGGTTCGCCAATATTTACGGATGCGATGGCTCATCGTCTATTTGCTCGGCGCTACCCCGGCTGTTCATGCGAGTTATGAAGAACGATGTGTCAGCCAGATGCAAGCGCTCCATGAGGATACCTTTTCAAATAAACAAGCGTTGTCCTATCGGAATAGCGACTGTGGCTATACGAATGTCGAACCACTTTATCCAAACTATAGGACACTCTCAGCATATACAAATGATGTACGTCGATTCATTGCCAAAGGGGAGATTACACATCCAAACGAACTCTACTCCCCGATTCGATTGAAAACATCGAGAGGTGGCAACGACTTGGACAAGCTCGAGGCAAACGGTATCGACTACATCGAAATTCGCAATATTGATTTGAATCCGTTTGAAAAGACCGGGATCGCGCGTTCAGATTTACGGTTTCTTCATCTATTTTTGCTCTACTTGACATTTACTGAGGAGACAACTTATTTCGATTGGCAGGCTGAAGCGTATAATAACCAACAACGTGTCGCCAAAGAAGGCATGTCTCCCACGAACACATTGACTCGAGATGGTGACGACGTAAAACTACACACGTACGCGACAGAACTTCTCGACGCGATCGATGCGTTCGACACGAAATATGACCTCGGCTTCAAAGATGTCTTCCCCTCTCTACGAGAAAAAATTGATCACGTGGACATGACGTACGCTTCTCGATTGAAGACGATTATGACCGAGACGGGTTATAACGCGTGGTCTCTGGCCCAAGCCGAACACTTTTATGAGGACGCGTATGCAAATCGTTTTCGTGTACATGGTTATTCCGACCTTGAGTTGTCTACTCAAGTATTAATGAAATCTGCCATCAAACGGGGGTATCGTGTCGACGTCATCGATTGGTCCGATCAATTTATCCGCATTCACAACGGCAAATATGAGGAGTACGTCAAACAGGCAACAAAGACATCAAAAGACAATTATGTATCAGTCCTGATGATGGAAAACAAAACGGTAACGAAGTATGTACTCGCTGAACACGGAATTCGTGTCCCTGAAGGTGTAGAACTTCATAACGAATCTGATTTATCGCATGCATGGCACCTGTTTTCACATAAACCAATCGTCTTAAAACCGAAGTCCACGAACTTCGGCGTAGGCATTCATATTTTTAAAGACGGAACGACTTATGAGGAAGCTCTATCTGCATTTCAGTATGCGAAAACGTTTGACGATGTCGTTTTACTGGAGACGTTTTTACCTGGAAAAGAATATCGCTTCCTCGTCATCGGAGATGAAGTCGCGGGCATCCTCCATCGTGTCCCAGCGAACGTCACAGGGGATGGCACCTCTTCCATTCGTCAACTCGTTGCGACAAAAAATGAAAACCCGTTGCGTGGGAAAGGATATAAGACACCACTCGAGAAAATCGAAATCGATGACATCGTCATTTCATTTTTACGTGCTCAAGGTAAGACACCCGATAGTATTCCCGCTCTCGATGAGCGTGTCTTCTTGCGCGAAAACTCTAATATCAGTACAGGTGGCGACAGCATCGACTACACAGACCAAATCCCTGATGTCTATAAACGCATTGCTGTCGATGCCGCTAAGTCAGTCGGGACAACAATCTGTGGTGTCGATATGATGCTCCCATCTCTTAATGATGAGCACATTGAATACGGCATCATCGAACTGAATTTTAATCCTGCCATTCATATCCATGCGTTCCCCTATGAGGGAAAAGAACGACCAATTGGCGAGATGTTGCTTGATTTGTTATTTCAGGATTGA
- a CDS encoding lactoylglutathione lyase family protein, with the protein MTYPRTFSHIGLSVPSVAEAVTFYEDVMGWYTIMTPSDVVEDDSPIGVMCTDVFGPGWGKFRIAHMSTGDGIGIELFEFPNNETPEDNFEFWKTGIFHYCVQDPDIEGLVEKIVAHGGKQRMPIREYYPGEKPYRMVYCEDPFGNLVEIYSHSYELTYSEGAY; encoded by the coding sequence ATGACGTATCCAAGAACATTTTCACACATCGGTCTTTCTGTACCGAGCGTAGCCGAGGCCGTTACATTTTATGAGGACGTGATGGGATGGTATACCATCATGACACCTTCAGACGTCGTCGAGGACGATTCACCAATCGGCGTGATGTGTACTGACGTCTTCGGACCAGGCTGGGGCAAATTCCGTATTGCCCACATGTCAACGGGAGATGGGATTGGGATCGAGTTATTTGAGTTCCCGAATAACGAGACACCAGAAGACAACTTCGAATTTTGGAAGACAGGGATCTTCCACTATTGTGTACAAGACCCTGATATCGAAGGACTCGTCGAGAAGATTGTCGCTCATGGCGGCAAACAACGGATGCCGATTCGTGAGTACTACCCAGGCGAAAAACCGTATCGCATGGTGTACTGCGAAGATCCATTCGGTAACCTCGTTGAAATTTATTCACACTCATACGAACTTACGTATTCGGAAGGAGCTTATTAA
- a CDS encoding YidH family protein gives MKLEVEKTIDSQYIQQHLANERTFLAWIRTAITVIGIGFLVTNFHYYRSENLSGAEHQLISAIGMLSILFGISTILVGTRSYLKKVHTINTQQFKSAKMSLIALAIGMVFIFSLILVVSYFLF, from the coding sequence ATGAAGTTAGAAGTAGAAAAAACGATAGATTCTCAATATATCCAGCAACACTTAGCGAACGAGCGGACATTTTTGGCATGGATTCGTACTGCGATTACCGTGATCGGGATTGGGTTTTTAGTGACGAACTTTCATTATTATCGAAGCGAGAATTTAAGTGGGGCAGAACATCAATTGATTTCAGCAATCGGGATGTTATCCATTTTGTTCGGCATCAGCACGATTCTTGTAGGTACCCGTTCATATTTGAAAAAAGTGCATACGATTAACACGCAACAATTCAAATCTGCGAAGATGAGTCTCATTGCTTTGGCGATTGGGATGGTCTTTATCTTTTCACTGATCCTCGTAGTGAGCTACTTTTTGTTTTAA
- a CDS encoding zinc-binding dehydrogenase produces the protein MKAWLLDQPGLDHLHIGEIDRPTPGAGELLIRVEAVALNPVDYKVGSNGNPNWSYPHILGVDLVGEVVEVGSSIANIITGSRVAVHTDLSKYGGFAEYTVVDARACAVVPEGVSDEAAASILCAGMTAYEAVMQKLNTRNKETILMHAGAGGVGGFAIQLAKRLGLKVFTTASPENVEWVESLGADVAIDYNVEDVTARIMEETDGRGVDLILNTVGRDVATADLDRLAFSGHLAYIAGPPDMTNMKGFTLSPSIHEVALGAAHASEDEHAIRNLAYMAEELMHLLEAGELNDLVTEVLSFDQLKEGLEKLQTRKVRGKLIVRIRD, from the coding sequence ATGAAAGCATGGCTACTCGACCAACCTGGTCTGGATCATCTGCATATTGGAGAAATCGACCGACCGACACCTGGAGCCGGAGAATTATTGATTCGTGTCGAGGCGGTCGCCTTGAACCCGGTCGATTATAAAGTCGGATCGAATGGCAATCCGAATTGGTCATATCCACACATTCTCGGTGTCGATCTCGTTGGAGAAGTCGTCGAGGTCGGTTCGAGTATCGCCAACATCATTACCGGTTCGCGTGTGGCCGTTCATACGGATCTTTCGAAATATGGAGGGTTCGCTGAGTATACGGTCGTCGATGCCCGGGCATGTGCGGTCGTTCCGGAAGGTGTGAGCGACGAAGCGGCTGCCTCGATTTTATGTGCTGGAATGACAGCGTATGAAGCGGTCATGCAGAAACTGAATACACGGAATAAAGAAACGATTCTCATGCACGCTGGTGCAGGTGGTGTTGGTGGCTTTGCCATTCAGCTCGCAAAACGCCTCGGGCTAAAGGTCTTCACGACGGCATCTCCCGAGAACGTTGAATGGGTAGAGTCGCTTGGTGCGGATGTGGCAATCGATTACAACGTCGAGGACGTGACGGCACGAATCATGGAAGAGACGGATGGACGTGGTGTCGACTTGATTTTGAACACGGTCGGTCGTGACGTCGCGACAGCCGACTTAGATCGTCTCGCGTTTAGTGGACACCTCGCCTATATCGCCGGTCCACCAGACATGACGAACATGAAAGGGTTCACATTATCCCCTTCGATTCACGAGGTGGCGCTCGGGGCAGCGCATGCGAGCGAGGACGAACATGCGATTCGCAACTTGGCGTATATGGCCGAAGAGTTGATGCACTTACTTGAAGCGGGTGAACTGAACGACCTCGTCACAGAAGTGTTATCTTTCGACCAATTGAAAGAAGGTCTCGAAAAACTACAAACGCGAAAAGTGCGCGGTAAACTTATCGTCCGGATTCGCGACTGA
- a CDS encoding SRPBCC family protein → MSTVKSHIEGTTLIMERLFKAPRQLVFEAFSTPAHLEKWWGPTGWETKVYSFDFKPGGIWHYCMTCVDKEQGDFYGMESWGKSTFIDIDPYSRIVYTDAFSDADGHVNPDFPVMTITNEFLDTSEGTLFISRSEFPNEEALQQVVDMGAVEGFTSQLDRLEAIVTQ, encoded by the coding sequence ATGAGTACGGTCAAATCACATATAGAGGGTACGACACTGATTATGGAACGTCTGTTCAAGGCACCACGTCAACTTGTATTTGAAGCATTCTCTACACCCGCACATTTAGAGAAATGGTGGGGACCAACTGGATGGGAGACGAAAGTATACAGCTTCGACTTCAAACCAGGTGGGATTTGGCATTATTGCATGACTTGCGTCGATAAAGAACAAGGTGACTTCTACGGTATGGAGTCCTGGGGGAAATCCACCTTCATCGACATCGACCCCTACTCGCGAATCGTTTATACAGATGCGTTCTCGGATGCGGACGGTCATGTCAATCCAGATTTTCCTGTCATGACCATCACGAATGAATTTCTCGATACATCGGAAGGCACGCTATTCATTAGCCGCTCCGAATTCCCGAATGAAGAGGCTCTCCAACAAGTGGTTGATATGGGGGCCGTCGAAGGGTTCACATCCCAACTCGATCGTCTTGAAGCAATCGTGACACAGTAA
- a CDS encoding threonine aldolase family protein, with protein MERLADTYRQTNVQLSGHGKREVGVLKRAFEQVREDEPSDQYGQGRTIRQFEEKMAQVLGKESAVFFPSGTMAQQIALRIWCDETGKNKVAYHPLCHLEIHEQDGLKELHYIEPILVGNENRLMTLEEIQALPDIACLLLELPQREIGGELPTFEELEAISEHCRDKRIYLHLDGARLFESLPYYEKEASEICALFDSVYVSFYKGIGGIAGAILAGPKAFCETSKVWKRRYGGDLISLYPYILSSDYYYELRKDKMQGYRDAAVQLAARFNELDGVWTTPLIPVTNMFHLHFQGDEEEVGERMARIQQETGVGITGHLVENDGYCSTEISIGDVYSHITSNQLDDVFRQFNSK; from the coding sequence ATGGAGCGATTAGCAGACACGTATCGACAGACGAACGTCCAATTGAGCGGTCACGGGAAACGGGAAGTCGGTGTATTGAAACGCGCATTTGAACAGGTGCGTGAAGATGAGCCGAGTGATCAGTATGGACAGGGGAGAACGATTCGACAGTTTGAAGAGAAGATGGCACAAGTTCTTGGGAAAGAGTCGGCGGTATTCTTTCCGAGCGGCACGATGGCGCAACAGATTGCGTTACGCATTTGGTGTGATGAGACAGGGAAGAACAAGGTCGCATATCATCCGCTCTGTCACCTTGAAATCCATGAGCAGGACGGCTTGAAAGAGTTGCATTATATCGAACCGATTTTAGTTGGAAACGAAAACCGTCTTATGACACTCGAAGAGATTCAAGCGTTGCCGGACATCGCCTGTCTGTTGCTCGAACTTCCACAACGGGAAATCGGAGGAGAGCTACCGACGTTCGAGGAACTCGAAGCGATTAGCGAACATTGTCGTGACAAACGGATTTATCTACATCTAGACGGAGCACGACTGTTCGAATCGCTCCCGTATTATGAGAAAGAAGCATCTGAGATTTGTGCACTCTTCGATAGTGTGTACGTCTCGTTCTATAAAGGAATTGGTGGCATTGCCGGGGCCATCCTTGCTGGACCGAAGGCGTTTTGTGAGACGTCGAAAGTATGGAAGCGTCGCTATGGCGGTGACTTGATCAGCCTGTATCCGTATATTCTTTCTTCAGATTATTATTATGAGTTGCGAAAAGACAAAATGCAGGGATATCGCGATGCTGCCGTACAATTGGCAGCACGATTCAACGAACTCGACGGTGTCTGGACGACCCCACTTATTCCGGTCACGAATATGTTCCATTTACATTTCCAAGGGGATGAAGAGGAAGTGGGCGAGCGGATGGCACGCATCCAACAAGAAACCGGGGTTGGCATTACAGGGCATCTCGTAGAAAATGATGGATACTGTTCAACGGAAATCAGCATCGGGGATGTCTACAGTCATATAACCTCTAATCAACTCGATGATGTATTTAGGCAATTCAACTCTAAATAA
- a CDS encoding VOC family protein — protein MAVKLDMVGIVVTDMKRSLDFYRALGFEIPEAMNGEAHVEIDEGGVRLAFDTVEVAESVYGEWKQADGHRIELAFLCESRESLNALYDSVLEQGYASHKAPWDAFWGQRYAILYDADGNLISLFAA, from the coding sequence ATGGCAGTCAAATTGGACATGGTCGGCATCGTCGTGACGGATATGAAGCGGTCGCTCGATTTTTATCGGGCACTCGGGTTTGAGATTCCAGAAGCGATGAACGGGGAAGCGCATGTGGAGATTGATGAAGGCGGCGTGCGTCTCGCGTTCGATACGGTGGAAGTGGCCGAATCGGTATACGGGGAATGGAAACAGGCAGACGGGCATCGGATCGAGCTTGCCTTCTTATGTGAAAGCCGTGAGTCACTGAATGCTTTGTATGACTCAGTACTTGAACAAGGCTATGCGTCACACAAAGCTCCATGGGATGCGTTCTGGGGTCAACGTTACGCGATTCTGTACGATGCGGACGGGAATCTAATTAGTTTGTTCGCCGCATAA
- a CDS encoding TsoY family (seleno)protein: MSKQTYHPLYFLSALGNGGLAVSFFMYFMFLIPHPDSPLPHFNHLRETFEGGGIPAILVVLVSLVIIGFSANHFRLLAWNIRSFRKFKKSDRYSKVKGTPGEVAVMAEPLTYAMSVNVLFILGALFVPGLWSNVQSLLPFALIAFLIIGEYAFTRYVQYIASVMVSGQVDVENMNQFGQFLGAFSFVMVAVGLASPAAMSKIQWVSVSATIASIFFMTLVWGIILFFAGMSLRAIFSKGFAKASAPTIWLPIPILTLTGITFVRLNSMVSHRLLETEVNAAFMLIVLGILFMGSTAVGLIGYSVLRRLDYFRNQPEGGASFGLICPGVAYVVLGMFFVHWGLVQNGFLTVHTWMHYIALSPLVFIQFKTIQWVVKLSSTHLSSAADKSTLKVA; the protein is encoded by the coding sequence ATGTCAAAACAAACCTATCACCCATTATATTTTTTATCTGCTCTTGGCAACGGTGGGCTCGCTGTGTCATTTTTTATGTACTTTATGTTCCTCATACCACACCCTGATTCTCCACTACCTCACTTCAATCATTTACGTGAGACGTTTGAGGGCGGAGGAATCCCAGCTATTCTTGTCGTTCTCGTTTCATTGGTCATTATTGGCTTCTCGGCAAATCACTTCCGTCTGCTTGCATGGAATATCCGTTCATTTCGTAAATTCAAGAAAAGCGATCGATATTCCAAAGTGAAAGGAACTCCTGGAGAAGTAGCTGTCATGGCAGAACCACTCACCTATGCGATGAGTGTCAATGTACTGTTTATTCTAGGTGCTTTGTTTGTTCCAGGACTTTGGTCTAATGTTCAATCCTTACTACCTTTTGCCCTCATTGCCTTCTTAATCATTGGTGAATATGCATTTACTCGTTATGTTCAGTACATTGCATCGGTTATGGTGAGTGGTCAAGTTGACGTTGAAAATATGAACCAATTCGGACAATTCTTAGGTGCTTTTTCGTTCGTCATGGTCGCAGTGGGATTAGCTAGTCCTGCCGCTATGTCAAAAATCCAATGGGTTTCTGTCAGTGCGACAATCGCCTCTATATTTTTTATGACACTTGTATGGGGGATTATTTTATTTTTCGCCGGAATGAGTCTACGAGCCATCTTCAGTAAAGGCTTTGCAAAAGCGAGCGCACCGACTATTTGGTTACCTATCCCGATTCTCACCCTTACTGGTATTACATTCGTTCGATTGAACTCAATGGTGTCACATCGCTTGCTAGAGACTGAGGTCAATGCAGCCTTTATGCTGATTGTACTCGGGATATTATTTATGGGGAGCACCGCGGTTGGACTAATCGGATATAGTGTATTACGTCGACTTGATTACTTCAGAAATCAGCCAGAGGGCGGAGCAAGTTTTGGTCTCATTTGTCCAGGTGTCGCATATGTGGTACTCGGAATGTTCTTTGTTCATTGGGGACTCGTTCAAAACGGCTTCTTGACTGTACACACGTGGATGCATTATATCGCTTTATCACCTCTTGTATTCATACAATTTAAAACAATTCAATGGGTCGTGAAGTTGTCTTCTACGCATCTATCATCTGCCGCCGACAAATCCACACTCAAAGTCGCATGA
- a CDS encoding FAD/NAD(P)-binding oxidoreductase, whose translation MRTHYRVVIVGAGTGGISVAARLLREKHHLRDEVLLIDPATTHYYQPLWTLVGAGIVKKEESARTMDSLIPDGATWLQDHVTTFDPENNQVETSSHGKIQYDFLVVSPGIEIDWGRVKGLKESLGSKGVCSNYSYEHVDYTWDTLEKLTGGTALFTHPASPVKCGGAPQKIMYLAEEYLTKTGVRDSSRVVFGSANPAIFDVTKYRDALEKVLERKQIETHFRVNLTEIKADEKIAVFENLDSGESFEMSYDMIHVTPPMQAPAFIRNSSLAESGGWVDVDKHTLQHKQFKNVFGLGDCTNLPTSKTGAAIRKQAPVVVRNVLDVMYGHLPTASYDGYSSCPIVTGYGSLILAEFDYDKVPQESMPFNQAKERRSMYILKKDFLPIMYWNGMLKGTM comes from the coding sequence ATGCGTACACATTATCGTGTTGTGATTGTAGGAGCAGGAACTGGGGGAATCAGTGTCGCGGCCAGATTGCTTCGAGAGAAACATCATTTAAGAGATGAGGTTTTATTGATTGATCCCGCAACCACTCACTATTATCAACCATTATGGACACTCGTCGGAGCAGGTATTGTCAAAAAAGAGGAGTCAGCCCGCACGATGGATTCACTCATTCCTGATGGGGCGACGTGGTTACAAGACCATGTGACGACATTTGATCCTGAAAACAATCAAGTCGAAACGTCAAGTCACGGAAAGATTCAATACGATTTTCTTGTCGTGTCACCAGGTATTGAAATTGACTGGGGGCGCGTCAAAGGGTTAAAAGAATCGCTTGGGTCGAAAGGAGTCTGCAGTAACTACTCATACGAACACGTTGATTATACATGGGATACCCTCGAAAAGCTCACAGGTGGAACTGCATTGTTCACGCACCCGGCTTCTCCAGTGAAATGTGGGGGCGCCCCTCAAAAAATCATGTATCTGGCTGAAGAGTATTTAACGAAGACGGGAGTTCGTGATTCGAGTCGAGTGGTCTTCGGTTCGGCTAATCCCGCCATTTTCGATGTTACGAAGTATCGTGATGCGTTGGAGAAAGTACTCGAACGAAAACAGATTGAAACGCATTTCCGGGTTAATTTAACGGAAATAAAAGCAGATGAAAAAATTGCGGTTTTTGAAAACTTAGATTCTGGTGAATCGTTTGAGATGAGTTATGACATGATTCATGTCACACCACCGATGCAAGCTCCGGCGTTTATTCGGAACAGTTCATTGGCGGAATCCGGTGGTTGGGTCGATGTCGACAAACATACACTTCAACATAAACAATTTAAAAATGTGTTCGGGTTAGGTGATTGTACGAACCTACCTACATCGAAGACAGGTGCAGCGATTCGAAAGCAAGCGCCCGTCGTCGTGCGAAACGTACTGGATGTGATGTACGGTCATTTACCGACTGCTTCTTATGATGGTTATTCTTCTTGTCCGATTGTCACGGGCTATGGTTCATTAATTCTCGCAGAGTTTGATTATGATAAAGTTCCACAAGAATCTATGCCGTTCAATCAAGCAAAAGAAAGACGGAGCATGTATATTTTGAAAAAAGACTTTTTACCGATTATGTACTGGAATGGCATGTTGAAAGGGACGATGTAG
- a CDS encoding sensor histidine kinase has protein sequence MRLTLRDFEHQILDVLKDGVIVMDHDRKIISMNQSAEQLTGWQVGEPVPYCSFCQKRRMSLGEERCYLIEHERSPYFSSEMPTYSGKLVDVEMNTARILNDAKTGATYYLLVLRDFTERKRREAHALREKMVRELIHAREEEHERLAQELHDGVGQSLFSITLALSALQSDVADPDKKEYLTSVLSEVSLLMDHVRNYSKQLRPIELDQFGLESALQVLLDSFATRYPNVAFHTDIRLTTRCDSLVEINLYRIVQEALVNTMKYANPTIVDCQVIERDGRVELLFRDDGAGFDALNVSKGLGLRHMEERAKTIEGLFQIVTAVGEGTQISVSVPRERGYYATD, from the coding sequence ATGAGGTTGACACTACGTGACTTTGAACATCAAATATTAGACGTACTCAAAGACGGTGTGATTGTGATGGATCATGACAGGAAAATCATATCGATGAACCAATCGGCCGAACAATTGACGGGATGGCAAGTCGGTGAACCGGTTCCTTATTGTTCTTTTTGTCAGAAACGGAGAATGAGCTTAGGTGAAGAACGGTGTTACTTAATTGAACATGAACGTTCTCCATACTTCTCTTCAGAAATGCCGACTTACTCCGGAAAACTAGTAGATGTTGAGATGAATACAGCTCGAATTCTAAATGATGCCAAAACAGGAGCCACATATTATTTGCTCGTTTTACGAGATTTCACAGAACGAAAGCGCCGAGAAGCGCACGCTTTAAGAGAAAAGATGGTTCGGGAATTGATTCATGCACGAGAGGAAGAACATGAACGGTTGGCTCAGGAACTACATGACGGTGTCGGACAATCGCTCTTTAGTATCACCCTTGCGTTGAGTGCTCTTCAATCAGACGTCGCAGACCCGGATAAAAAAGAATATTTGACGTCCGTTCTATCTGAAGTAAGTCTCCTGATGGATCATGTAAGAAATTACTCGAAGCAATTAAGACCGATTGAGCTTGATCAATTTGGACTTGAATCCGCATTACAAGTGTTGCTTGATAGTTTTGCGACCCGTTACCCAAACGTAGCGTTTCATACAGACATTCGTCTGACGACACGATGCGATTCTCTTGTGGAGATTAATTTGTATCGGATTGTCCAAGAGGCACTCGTAAATACAATGAAATACGCAAATCCGACAATTGTGGATTGTCAGGTAATCGAGCGTGACGGGCGAGTTGAATTGTTATTCCGGGATGACGGGGCAGGTTTTGATGCGCTGAACGTCTCGAAAGGATTAGGGTTACGTCATATGGAAGAGAGAGCGAAAACGATTGAGGGTTTGTTTCAAATCGTTACAGCGGTAGGGGAAGGGACGCAAATTTCCGTGTCGGTTCCGAGAGAGCGAGGTTATTATGCAACCGATTAA